The following are encoded together in the Desulfoplanes formicivorans genome:
- the mraY gene encoding phospho-N-acetylmuramoyl-pentapeptide-transferase: MIYHLLYPLSGDMGVLNVLRYITFRSMLAMLTALVLSIIFGPAFIGWLKKIKCGQYIQEDGPKHQSKAGTPTMGGAFLGLCLLVSVLIWGNLKNPYLWLTIFVFSGFGLVGFVDDYIKEVRKNNQGLTARTKFVGQVIVACGALTILITMPGYSSELMVPFFKSIRPDFGWWYIPFALLVMVGSSNGVNLTDGLDGLAIGPSVVSAGCLGIFLYLAGHVELARYLQVAYIPGVGEVAVFCGAMVGAGLGFLWFNAYPAQVFMGDVGSLSIGGTLGFMAVLCKQELLLVIIGGLFVIETLSVVLQVGYFKMSGGKRIFRMAPLHHHFELKGIPESKIIIRFWILSILLCFMALATLKLR, translated from the coding sequence ATGATCTATCATCTTCTCTACCCCCTGAGCGGCGATATGGGTGTGCTCAACGTCCTTCGGTACATCACCTTCAGATCCATGCTGGCCATGCTCACGGCCCTTGTCTTGAGTATCATTTTCGGCCCCGCGTTCATCGGCTGGCTCAAGAAGATCAAGTGTGGACAGTACATTCAGGAAGACGGACCCAAGCATCAGAGCAAGGCCGGTACGCCGACCATGGGCGGGGCCTTTCTGGGCCTTTGTCTGCTGGTAAGTGTTCTCATATGGGGCAATCTGAAAAATCCCTATCTGTGGCTGACCATCTTCGTGTTTTCCGGGTTCGGCCTGGTGGGTTTTGTGGACGACTACATCAAAGAAGTGCGCAAGAACAATCAGGGCCTCACGGCCAGAACCAAGTTCGTGGGACAGGTCATTGTGGCCTGTGGCGCCTTGACCATCCTGATTACCATGCCCGGGTACAGCAGTGAGCTCATGGTTCCCTTTTTCAAGTCCATACGGCCCGATTTCGGGTGGTGGTACATCCCCTTTGCCCTGCTGGTCATGGTCGGGTCATCCAATGGGGTCAATCTCACGGACGGACTCGACGGGCTGGCCATAGGTCCCAGTGTGGTCAGCGCTGGATGTTTGGGGATTTTTCTCTATCTTGCCGGGCATGTGGAATTGGCCCGGTATCTCCAGGTGGCCTATATCCCCGGAGTGGGCGAGGTGGCGGTTTTTTGCGGGGCCATGGTGGGTGCGGGCCTGGGATTTCTCTGGTTCAATGCCTATCCTGCCCAGGTATTCATGGGTGACGTGGGCAGCCTGAGCATCGGTGGAACCCTCGGATTCATGGCGGTATTGTGCAAGCAGGAACTGCTTCTTGTCATTATTGGTGGCCTGTTTGTCATTGAGACTCTTTCTGTGGTCCTGCAAGTGGGCTATTTCAAAATGAGCGGAGGCAAGCGTATTTTTCGCATGGCTCCGCTGCATCATCATTTCGAGCTCAAGGGCATTCCCGAGTCCAAGATCATCATCAGGTTCTGGATCCTTTCCATTCTTTTGTGCTTCATGGCTCTGGCAACCCTCAAACTCAGATAA